A window of Cohnella herbarum contains these coding sequences:
- a CDS encoding Npt1/Npt2 family nucleotide transporter produces the protein MSSSIGNPFALIANQYRSDRAEYTKIILLFGYLFFVVSASTLSRTAADTLFLSRFDASALSYMYLPQALTLLVSGFIYQKLCGRYRTDQLVVGVIAMASLLAITSRVAVGIGYDWVFPVIYVGYDVLNFLMIVCFWQFATSIMDQRKAKRTIGWVGSGGLVGGILSGFGLKLLVQPLGTENLIIIYAVAQLLCLVFVLKLMRGIKNPSETFAIKPASKTTSSKTKVKENQERQGLFRSVPHLKYVAIMAGTLVISLTLIDYQFKVILRGSLQNEELAGFMGSFYGFAGILALIVQLFVSGKLITRFGVMTAILVFPVLLFTGSLALLIMPVLAVATAVKASDKVLGDTIYSSVSQLIMFPIPPEWRGKAKGFLDGIVRNGAKGIAAISLIALSQWFAVEQFSYFILALIAGCIFAAVKIKKTYLTMLLSTLQSKGMDLQDEPDFVDPASIQILTSAMYSKEKQEALYAFSILSGIREFDMFAQLERLLEHPVREMRIEALKFVQSSVPIGGELKLEPLLADPVDTEVRAHAILALSAYAREEQLDRMIAYLEHSEVPIRAAAIVGLVKYYGIEGMFHAVGVLKQLLESDHEEERKAMASLFGQIGIQSFYKPLIPMLRDSSPFVRIRALESAALLRVPELVPSIVPLLRDSKVRQQAVAALQAYDEAVIIPLLEPYLIAAESNLHLPRVLEKVGTQAALDSLLRHYRVMSAELREKILESATRLHAGLAKVDMQQAEQLISFEITTYWDWTGHSQTLARTTVTAELSEALEQMRMRHIGRIFRLLAFLYDAKAINAVYTSWTNGNARQQANAIEVVDQLLAGKLRADITRIISSPIAGRNESSSPALANQALDWFYELGDSWINRNIEYLRASEEQRVTDKLMNQVQLLKKVSLFSELTGRDLFNIAQQLQTVEKIKGTTIVRQGDIGDSLYLIERGTAGIYIDSTCVKVLGAYDYFGEMSVITHKARSASVIAEEDVTLYELTSNAFYEIIFDRTEIAMAMMKLLSLRLRSTNEKIASTAAEADREIAAADGAALDSLDASGKNETMIRRILVLQKISLFAHCSQEDFVALAQMTEESVYEPGEKVCSVGDDGDTLYGIIDGAIQVHKGPEKLAMLGIGQIFGEMALIDGQPRSADCTAIRRTVLLELTREQAFAFCFQKMHILKGLMRVLAERTQDTERLA, from the coding sequence GTGTCGAGCAGCATCGGAAATCCTTTTGCCCTGATTGCGAACCAATATCGGTCCGATCGCGCCGAGTATACGAAGATCATTCTTCTATTCGGCTATTTATTTTTCGTCGTTTCCGCTTCGACCCTCAGCCGCACGGCCGCGGACACCTTATTTCTGAGCCGATTCGACGCTTCCGCTTTATCTTATATGTATTTACCCCAAGCCCTAACTCTTCTCGTATCCGGATTTATCTATCAGAAATTATGCGGGCGCTACCGCACGGACCAGTTGGTCGTAGGGGTAATCGCCATGGCTTCCCTATTGGCGATCACGTCGCGAGTTGCCGTCGGGATCGGTTATGATTGGGTATTCCCCGTCATCTACGTCGGCTACGACGTATTGAACTTCCTGATGATCGTCTGTTTCTGGCAATTCGCAACCTCCATCATGGATCAACGCAAAGCCAAACGCACGATCGGCTGGGTCGGAAGCGGCGGTCTAGTCGGAGGCATCCTAAGCGGCTTCGGACTGAAGTTGCTTGTGCAACCGCTCGGAACGGAAAATTTAATTATCATTTATGCGGTCGCCCAACTGCTGTGTCTCGTATTCGTTCTCAAACTTATGCGAGGCATTAAGAACCCCTCCGAGACATTCGCCATTAAACCAGCTTCCAAGACTACCTCTTCCAAGACGAAGGTCAAAGAGAACCAAGAGCGGCAAGGCTTGTTTCGCAGCGTCCCCCATCTCAAATACGTCGCCATTATGGCCGGAACGTTAGTCATCTCCTTAACCCTCATCGACTACCAATTCAAAGTCATCCTGAGAGGCTCCTTGCAGAACGAAGAATTGGCCGGATTCATGGGAAGCTTCTACGGCTTCGCCGGGATACTGGCGCTTATCGTGCAATTATTCGTGTCCGGTAAATTAATTACTCGTTTCGGCGTCATGACGGCTATTCTCGTCTTCCCCGTCCTGCTGTTCACGGGAAGCCTCGCGCTATTGATTATGCCCGTCCTCGCCGTCGCGACGGCAGTCAAAGCGAGCGACAAGGTGTTGGGAGATACGATCTATTCCTCCGTTAGCCAGCTCATCATGTTCCCGATCCCTCCGGAATGGAGAGGCAAAGCCAAGGGTTTCCTTGATGGCATCGTGCGGAATGGCGCCAAAGGAATCGCCGCGATCAGCCTGATCGCGTTATCGCAGTGGTTTGCCGTCGAGCAATTCAGTTATTTTATTTTGGCATTGATCGCAGGCTGCATCTTCGCGGCGGTCAAGATCAAGAAAACCTACTTAACCATGCTGTTGTCCACTTTGCAATCCAAAGGCATGGACCTTCAAGACGAGCCCGACTTCGTCGATCCTGCCAGCATTCAGATCCTGACTTCCGCCATGTATAGCAAGGAGAAGCAGGAAGCACTGTACGCCTTCTCTATCCTAAGCGGAATTCGCGAATTCGATATGTTTGCGCAGTTGGAGCGTTTATTGGAGCATCCGGTTCGGGAAATGCGGATCGAAGCCCTGAAGTTCGTTCAGTCTTCCGTTCCTATCGGGGGAGAGCTCAAGCTTGAGCCCCTTCTTGCCGATCCTGTCGATACGGAAGTTCGCGCCCATGCCATCTTGGCGTTGTCCGCTTATGCCCGGGAAGAGCAACTGGATCGAATGATCGCCTATTTGGAACATTCCGAAGTCCCGATTCGCGCGGCTGCAATCGTCGGCTTAGTCAAGTATTACGGGATTGAGGGGATGTTCCATGCGGTCGGAGTATTGAAACAGTTGCTGGAAAGCGACCATGAAGAAGAACGAAAAGCGATGGCAAGCCTATTCGGGCAAATCGGAATCCAAAGCTTCTATAAGCCATTGATTCCCATGCTGCGGGATTCGTCCCCTTTCGTTCGGATCCGGGCATTGGAATCCGCCGCCCTGCTGCGCGTACCGGAACTGGTCCCTTCTATCGTACCGCTTCTTAGAGATAGCAAAGTCCGTCAGCAAGCCGTTGCCGCGCTGCAGGCCTACGACGAAGCGGTTATCATTCCGCTTCTTGAGCCCTATTTAATAGCCGCGGAATCTAATCTGCATTTGCCGCGCGTGCTGGAGAAAGTAGGAACGCAAGCCGCGTTGGATTCGTTGTTGCGGCATTATAGGGTCATGTCCGCCGAGCTTCGGGAGAAGATCCTCGAATCGGCCACCCGGCTCCATGCCGGCCTTGCTAAAGTAGACATGCAACAAGCGGAACAATTGATTTCCTTTGAAATCACTACCTACTGGGATTGGACGGGACACAGCCAAACTCTCGCCCGCACGACCGTGACGGCCGAACTAAGCGAAGCATTAGAACAAATGAGGATGCGCCACATCGGAAGGATCTTCCGATTGTTGGCTTTCTTGTACGACGCTAAAGCCATTAACGCCGTCTATACCAGTTGGACCAACGGTAACGCGAGGCAACAAGCCAATGCGATTGAAGTCGTCGACCAGCTTCTCGCCGGGAAATTAAGGGCCGATATCACTAGAATTATCTCGTCTCCTATCGCCGGAAGGAACGAATCCTCTTCGCCGGCGCTAGCGAATCAAGCCCTCGACTGGTTTTATGAACTCGGCGATTCCTGGATCAATCGAAATATCGAGTATTTGCGGGCATCCGAGGAACAACGCGTTACCGATAAACTAATGAACCAAGTCCAGCTTTTGAAGAAAGTGTCGCTGTTCTCCGAATTAACGGGACGGGATTTATTCAACATTGCGCAACAGCTGCAAACCGTAGAGAAGATCAAGGGGACGACCATCGTTCGCCAAGGCGATATCGGAGACTCGCTGTATCTGATCGAACGGGGGACCGCGGGCATCTACATCGACTCGACCTGCGTCAAGGTGCTTGGCGCCTATGATTATTTCGGCGAAATGAGCGTCATCACGCACAAAGCGAGATCAGCGTCCGTCATCGCGGAAGAGGATGTCACGCTCTACGAGCTGACGTCTAACGCCTTTTACGAGATTATCTTCGACCGCACGGAAATCGCAATGGCTATGATGAAGCTATTATCGCTCCGATTGCGCTCTACGAACGAGAAGATCGCTTCAACGGCCGCGGAGGCCGATCGGGAGATCGCCGCCGCGGACGGCGCCGCTCTGGATTCGCTAGATGCCAGCGGAAAGAACGAAACGATGATCAGGCGAATACTGGTGCTGCAGAAGATCAGCCTATTCGCCCATTGCTCTCAGGAGGACTTCGTCGCGCTTGCCCAGATGACCGAAGAATCCGTCTACGAACCCGGGGAGAAGGTTTGCTCGGTCGGCGATGACGGGGATACCCTGTACGGAATAATCGATGGAGCGATCCAAGTCCATAAAGGCCCCGAGAAACTGGCAATGCTTGGTATCGGTCAAATTTTCGGCGAAATGGCCCTGATCGACGGGCAACCTCGTTCTGCGGATTGCACGGCTATCCGACGGACCGTACTGCTGGAACTGACGAGAGAGCAAGCATTCGCTTTCTGCTTCCAGAAGATGCACATTCTGAAAGGGTTAATGCGAGTTTTAGCGGAACGGACTCAAGATACGGAGCGTCTGGCGTAA
- a CDS encoding Gfo/Idh/MocA family protein, translated as MSEQNLRLGLIGLDTSHVVAFAEILHDESQPYHVPGGKITAAYTSVSTDFEMSYSRAEGFTKQLQDSYSIPLLASPEAVAEACDAILLESVDGRVHYEQFQRIAGFGKPVFIDKPLAISSEEAKAIIELAARHHVPVMSCSSLRYSQALLEAKADESNGAIIGMDGYGPMVIQPTQPGLFWYGIHVVEMLYAGLGRGCRKVTAVSNEDGDCIVGEWFDGRMGTLRGNRMGNGQFGALLHRRQGTQFIDVSGHPKPYYSGLLEHILGMFRTGISPIEPEEMLEIVRFMEASNESRATGKPVTL; from the coding sequence ATGTCGGAGCAAAACCTGAGATTGGGTTTGATCGGCTTGGACACTTCGCACGTAGTCGCATTCGCGGAAATCTTGCACGACGAGTCTCAACCTTATCACGTTCCCGGCGGGAAAATCACCGCGGCCTACACTAGCGTTTCGACGGATTTCGAAATGAGCTATTCCCGCGCGGAGGGCTTTACGAAGCAATTACAGGATTCGTATTCCATTCCGTTGCTCGCTTCCCCGGAAGCCGTCGCCGAGGCATGCGATGCGATCTTGTTGGAATCCGTGGACGGCCGCGTGCACTATGAACAGTTCCAACGAATCGCAGGCTTCGGCAAACCCGTCTTCATCGATAAGCCGCTAGCCATTAGCTCCGAAGAGGCCAAAGCCATTATTGAACTAGCCGCCCGCCATCATGTGCCGGTGATGAGTTGTTCCTCGTTACGATACTCGCAAGCCTTGTTAGAAGCAAAAGCCGACGAGAGCAACGGAGCCATTATCGGCATGGACGGTTACGGCCCGATGGTTATCCAGCCCACGCAGCCGGGCTTGTTCTGGTATGGCATTCACGTGGTCGAAATGTTGTACGCCGGTCTAGGCAGAGGGTGCAGAAAGGTCACGGCCGTATCGAACGAGGACGGGGATTGCATCGTCGGGGAGTGGTTCGACGGAAGGATGGGAACTCTCCGCGGCAATCGAATGGGCAACGGTCAGTTCGGAGCTTTGCTGCATAGAAGGCAAGGTACTCAGTTCATTGACGTCTCCGGGCACCCTAAGCCTTATTATTCCGGATTGTTGGAGCATATCCTAGGGATGTTCCGTACGGGAATTTCCCCGATCGAACCCGAAGAAATGCTGGAAATCGTTCGTTTCATGGAAGCAAGCAATGAGAGCAGGGCTACGGGAAAGCCCGTGACCCTGTAA
- a CDS encoding antibiotic biosynthesis monooxygenase family protein — MKREANAPYYAVIFSSRRTEGDNGYGAMADEMVRMASEQPGFISVESVRDSSGYGITVSYWESLEAIRNWKRNEDHRVAQEKGKREWYRDYKVRICKVEREYGDLNE; from the coding sequence ATGAAACGGGAAGCGAACGCGCCGTATTATGCGGTTATTTTCTCGAGTCGGCGAACGGAAGGCGATAACGGCTATGGCGCCATGGCTGACGAAATGGTGCGAATGGCTTCGGAGCAGCCTGGTTTTATTAGCGTTGAGAGCGTCAGGGATTCTTCCGGGTACGGTATCACGGTTTCTTATTGGGAGAGCTTAGAGGCGATAAGGAATTGGAAACGAAACGAAGACCACAGAGTTGCTCAAGAAAAAGGCAAACGGGAGTGGTATCGGGATTATAAAGTAAGAATATGCAAAGTCGAAAGGGAATACGGGGATTTGAACGAGTAG
- a CDS encoding ABC transporter permease, which yields MSVKQDNQPDYKILILSQRPSKPGPLSASLTLGWRALLKIKYVPEQLFDVTVFPVIFLLMFTYLFGGAIAGSTGEYLDFVLPGILVMSVTMITMYTGMDLNKDIQKGIFDRFRTLPFWRPAALVGALLVDVVRYSFASAIMIALGYILGFSPDNGFGGLVVGVLLLLVFAFSLSWIWTFLGLIVRTEKALMGISMLLLFPLTFLSSVLVDTSTMPGWLQKVVDLNPITLVVDAVRGLTHGTVTSGQISVVLIVSLGLVVVFAPLTMYLYRNKK from the coding sequence ATGTCGGTCAAGCAGGATAATCAACCCGATTATAAAATATTGATACTGTCGCAGCGACCTAGTAAGCCCGGTCCGTTAAGCGCCTCCTTAACGCTCGGTTGGCGTGCCTTATTGAAGATCAAATACGTTCCGGAACAATTATTCGACGTTACCGTTTTTCCGGTCATCTTCTTATTGATGTTCACTTACTTGTTCGGCGGGGCAATCGCAGGATCCACGGGCGAATATCTGGACTTCGTTCTGCCGGGAATTCTTGTCATGTCGGTTACGATGATTACCATGTATACGGGAATGGATCTGAACAAAGATATCCAGAAAGGGATCTTCGACCGATTTCGAACGTTGCCCTTCTGGCGTCCGGCCGCATTAGTCGGGGCTTTGCTCGTAGATGTCGTACGCTACTCGTTCGCCTCGGCCATCATGATCGCGCTCGGTTATATTCTTGGCTTTAGTCCTGATAACGGATTCGGAGGCTTAGTTGTAGGCGTATTGCTCCTCTTAGTCTTTGCTTTCAGCTTATCTTGGATTTGGACCTTCTTAGGTCTCATAGTACGCACGGAAAAAGCATTAATGGGCATTAGCATGCTGCTGCTGTTCCCGCTTACCTTTCTGAGCAGCGTGCTGGTGGATACGTCGACTATGCCGGGTTGGCTGCAAAAGGTCGTGGATCTTAATCCCATTACTCTTGTCGTGGATGCCGTAAGAGGATTGACCCATGGTACGGTGACGAGCGGGCAGATCTCCGTCGTTCTGATCGTCTCGTTAGGCCTGGTTGTCGTTTTTGCGCCGCTGACTATGTACTTGTACAGGAATAAAAAATAA
- a CDS encoding DNA topoisomerase III yields MKTLILAEKPSVAREIARVMGSHNKNKSFIEGPKYVVTWALGHLVGLAEPEDYDAKLGTWALEDLPILPGQMKLKVLRESSHQFKAVQALMRRPDIGELIVATDAAREGELLARWIIDMVKWKKPFQRLWISSQTDKAIKEGFASLKPGSQFDRLFHSARCRAEADWMIGLNVTRALTCKFGSPLSAGRVQTPTLGMIMQRESDILAFRSEEYGVLRVNVGTFEVIWRGPNGDSRIFDAAKAKELQEKLAGRTGKITKLKKSEKSVPHPLAYDLTELQRDANRLLGFSAKQTSNVLQKLYEQHKLVTYPRTDSRYLTSDMTDTLKERLSNIAIGPYAPLARPLLRGTLPLSKRIVDDGKVTDHHAIIPTEQAVHLNLLSTEERRLYDLIVRRFISLFYAPARYDQVAVTVNIAGEDLFAKGTTIKDSGWRAVYDGKVMDDDETDEDAEESTAVLPELREGESLTVKQCRIQSGRTSPPKRYTEAALLTQMEKHGLGTPATRADIIEKLVGSDTIERQSNLLHPTGKGKQLIQLAPTELRTPELTARWEAELERIARGQGKPEPFLNGIREMAQGLVSGVKKSEASYVPHNVSGSHCPECGTRMLEKKSKRGTMLVCPSEDCDYRRSDQKQLSGRRCPQCHKKMELKDGKAGKYVQCLPCGITEMMNKDSTHMNKREQQRLVSQYAKKQEEPLGSNLGELLRAAMEKKKD; encoded by the coding sequence ATGAAAACATTAATCTTGGCAGAGAAGCCATCCGTCGCAAGAGAAATCGCGCGAGTGATGGGGAGCCATAATAAGAATAAAAGTTTTATCGAGGGGCCTAAGTATGTCGTGACCTGGGCGCTTGGTCATCTGGTAGGACTAGCCGAACCAGAGGATTACGATGCTAAACTCGGAACATGGGCGTTGGAAGATCTTCCGATCCTCCCGGGCCAGATGAAACTCAAAGTATTGCGGGAAAGCAGTCATCAATTCAAGGCCGTACAAGCCCTCATGCGACGGCCGGATATCGGAGAGCTGATCGTGGCGACCGACGCCGCTCGCGAAGGTGAACTGTTGGCCAGATGGATTATCGATATGGTCAAGTGGAAAAAGCCGTTTCAACGGCTGTGGATTTCTTCGCAGACAGACAAAGCGATCAAGGAAGGCTTCGCTTCCTTGAAACCCGGCAGCCAATTCGATCGCCTGTTCCATTCCGCGCGCTGTCGCGCCGAAGCCGACTGGATGATCGGTCTCAACGTGACTCGCGCCCTTACGTGCAAATTCGGTTCGCCGCTCTCCGCCGGCCGCGTCCAGACGCCGACCTTGGGCATGATTATGCAGCGGGAAAGCGATATTCTGGCTTTCCGCTCGGAAGAATACGGCGTTCTTCGCGTCAATGTAGGAACGTTCGAAGTGATCTGGAGAGGACCGAACGGCGACTCGAGAATATTCGACGCGGCAAAAGCGAAAGAACTGCAAGAGAAGCTTGCCGGACGTACCGGCAAAATCACCAAGCTCAAGAAAAGCGAAAAATCCGTACCTCATCCGCTCGCCTACGATCTGACCGAATTGCAACGGGATGCGAACCGCCTGCTCGGTTTTTCGGCAAAACAAACTTCGAATGTCCTGCAGAAGCTGTATGAGCAACATAAGCTCGTCACCTATCCCCGCACGGACTCCCGTTATCTGACTTCGGATATGACGGATACGCTGAAAGAACGTCTGTCAAACATCGCGATCGGCCCTTATGCACCGCTTGCTAGGCCTCTGCTTCGGGGAACGTTACCGCTTAGCAAAAGAATCGTAGACGACGGCAAGGTGACCGATCATCATGCGATCATTCCGACGGAGCAAGCCGTGCATCTAAACCTGCTTAGCACGGAAGAACGCAGATTATATGATTTGATCGTTAGACGGTTCATTAGCCTATTCTATGCACCGGCACGTTACGATCAAGTGGCCGTAACCGTGAACATAGCGGGAGAAGATCTGTTCGCCAAAGGCACGACGATCAAGGATAGCGGATGGCGCGCCGTCTATGACGGTAAAGTAATGGATGACGATGAGACGGATGAGGACGCGGAGGAAAGCACGGCGGTTTTGCCGGAGCTGCGCGAGGGGGAATCCCTCACCGTGAAGCAGTGCCGAATTCAAAGCGGACGAACGTCGCCGCCGAAAAGATACACCGAAGCGGCTCTCCTGACGCAGATGGAGAAACACGGGCTAGGCACTCCCGCGACGCGCGCGGACATCATCGAGAAGCTAGTAGGCTCCGATACGATTGAACGGCAGAGCAATCTGCTCCATCCGACGGGCAAAGGAAAGCAACTGATCCAGCTAGCGCCCACTGAATTGCGTACACCGGAGTTGACCGCTCGCTGGGAAGCGGAGCTGGAACGGATCGCCCGCGGACAAGGCAAGCCGGAGCCCTTCCTGAACGGCATACGGGAAATGGCGCAAGGTCTCGTATCCGGAGTCAAGAAAAGCGAAGCTTCTTACGTGCCGCACAACGTCTCCGGCAGCCATTGTCCAGAATGCGGCACTCGGATGCTCGAGAAAAAGTCGAAACGCGGAACCATGCTGGTCTGCCCGAGCGAAGACTGCGATTACCGTCGTTCCGACCAGAAACAGCTGTCCGGCCGCCGTTGCCCGCAGTGCCATAAGAAGATGGAGCTGAAGGACGGCAAAGCAGGGAAGTACGTGCAGTGCTTGCCTTGCGGCATTACGGAAATGATGAATAAAGATAGCACGCATATGAACAAGCGCGAGCAGCAACGTCTCGTCAGCCAATATGCCAAGAAACAAGAAGAACCGCTCGGTTCCAACCTTGGGGAATTGCTCAGAGCGGCCATGGAGAAGAAGAAAGATTAA
- a CDS encoding ATP-binding cassette domain-containing protein translates to MRNLGASNEFAIEADRLVKKFGDLRVVDGISLKVPRGSIYGFLGPNGAGKTTTIRMLTTLLRPDEGSAKVMGYDLAKEANQVRERISLTGQFASVDEDLSGIENLILIARLVGFSRKGALSRANDLLRAFELEDAAKRQVKKYSGGMRRRIDIAASIVTSPDLLFLDEPTTGLDPRSRNQVWDIIRALVDNGTTVFLTTQYLEEADQLADRIGVIDHGRMIAEGTSKELKASVGAGKLTVHIQSLEGLAKAWRILQETTTELVERDERLLKLVVHIANHGEAASAIGRLVAENVQISDFSMGQPSLDEVFLTLTGKTTGQSETNEEEANVGQAG, encoded by the coding sequence ATGAGGAACTTAGGTGCTTCTAATGAGTTTGCGATTGAAGCTGACCGTCTGGTGAAGAAATTCGGAGATCTCCGCGTCGTCGATGGCATATCTCTGAAAGTTCCGCGAGGTTCGATTTATGGATTTCTTGGACCGAACGGTGCCGGCAAAACGACGACTATCCGAATGCTAACGACATTGTTACGTCCCGATGAGGGTTCGGCGAAGGTCATGGGCTATGATTTGGCCAAAGAAGCGAATCAAGTCAGGGAGCGCATAAGCTTAACCGGCCAGTTCGCATCCGTGGACGAGGATTTGTCGGGTATAGAAAATCTGATCCTCATTGCCCGCCTTGTCGGCTTTTCTCGAAAAGGAGCGCTATCCCGCGCGAATGACTTGTTGAGGGCATTCGAACTTGAGGATGCCGCCAAACGCCAAGTGAAAAAATATTCGGGAGGAATGCGAAGACGCATCGATATTGCCGCCAGTATCGTGACGTCTCCGGACTTGCTATTCCTAGACGAACCAACGACCGGACTCGATCCCCGAAGCAGAAATCAGGTATGGGACATCATTCGGGCGCTTGTCGATAACGGAACAACCGTTTTTCTAACGACGCAGTACCTAGAGGAAGCCGATCAGCTAGCGGATCGCATCGGAGTCATCGACCACGGTCGAATGATAGCCGAGGGAACCAGCAAGGAATTGAAAGCATCGGTAGGCGCAGGAAAACTGACGGTTCACATTCAATCCCTGGAAGGTCTGGCCAAAGCATGGCGAATTCTACAGGAAACAACGACTGAGCTTGTCGAGAGGGATGAGAGATTGCTTAAGCTAGTCGTCCATATTGCCAACCATGGCGAAGCCGCCTCCGCCATCGGCAGACTCGTAGCGGAAAATGTGCAAATCTCGGACTTCTCGATGGGACAGCCGAGTTTAGACGAAGTCTTCTTGACGCTGACGGGCAAGACAACCGGTCAATCCGAAACGAATGAGGAGGAAGCCAATGTCGGTCAAGCAGGATAA
- a CDS encoding TetR/AcrR family transcriptional regulator, translating to MRKGEKTKIHIIMKSAELFNRKGYAATTMQDIMDATGLTKGGLYRSFSSKDDIAIEAFKYAGEVLWAHFSAAIEGPPTATGKILAMCGVYSDTVHNPPIQGGALS from the coding sequence ATGCGCAAGGGAGAAAAAACAAAAATTCATATCATCATGAAATCGGCCGAACTGTTCAATCGGAAGGGATACGCGGCCACTACGATGCAAGATATTATGGACGCCACCGGATTGACCAAGGGCGGGCTCTACCGGAGCTTCTCCAGCAAGGACGACATAGCGATCGAAGCGTTCAAATACGCGGGCGAAGTGTTATGGGCTCATTTCTCCGCCGCGATCGAAGGACCCCCAACGGCGACCGGCAAGATCCTCGCAATGTGCGGCGTATACAGCGATACCGTGCATAACCCTCCCATCCAAGGGGGTGCCCTTTCCTGA
- a CDS encoding DUF2306 domain-containing protein: MPKTKSLYLIMFAVIIAFILYVVYANFVSDPQAKGFLSHKSGLDRTVNVPVWLNVMNIHVAFACLAMISGAINFAERISAKHRKFHRINGYAYVLFVLVVVVTSGYMAPYATGGKPSSMAFNLLNIMWPSVTIAAIVQIKKKRVNKHRKWMIRSYAFCFTNMFIHAITFVVHEGLNMEYPASYTIGVYGSIVLLLLLAEIVIRATNAKDKRPPAFWTN; encoded by the coding sequence ATGCCAAAAACGAAATCTTTATATTTAATTATGTTTGCGGTTATCATTGCCTTTATTTTGTACGTCGTATATGCCAATTTCGTTAGCGATCCTCAGGCTAAGGGATTTTTAAGCCATAAATCCGGCTTGGATCGGACCGTTAACGTCCCGGTATGGTTAAACGTGATGAATATCCATGTTGCGTTTGCCTGCTTGGCCATGATTTCGGGGGCGATTAATTTCGCGGAACGCATCTCGGCGAAACACCGGAAGTTCCACAGAATCAACGGTTACGCTTATGTGCTCTTCGTCTTGGTAGTCGTCGTTACGTCAGGATATATGGCCCCGTACGCGACCGGGGGGAAGCCGAGCAGCATGGCGTTTAATCTATTGAATATCATGTGGCCATCCGTGACGATCGCGGCGATTGTCCAGATTAAGAAGAAACGAGTCAATAAGCATCGGAAATGGATGATTCGAAGCTATGCCTTCTGCTTCACGAATATGTTCATTCATGCGATTACCTTTGTTGTCCACGAAGGATTGAACATGGAGTATCCTGCCAGTTATACGATCGGAGTCTATGGGTCGATCGTACTTCTGCTTCTTCTTGCCGAGATCGTCATACGGGCGACTAATGCGAAAGACAAAAGACCCCCCGCCTTTTGGACGAACTAA
- a CDS encoding TetR family transcriptional regulator C-terminal domain-containing protein — MLRNQALEAYEQMLSFIKSLLARGVDTGEFRPDMDLESTASFIFSSIEGGIMASRLTRDNKHVGFATNQIERWLATFKSV; from the coding sequence TTGTTGCGTAACCAAGCTCTTGAGGCATACGAGCAGATGCTGTCGTTTATCAAGAGCCTGCTTGCGCGGGGTGTAGATACCGGGGAATTCCGCCCCGACATGGATCTCGAATCGACGGCTTCCTTCATATTCTCGTCGATCGAGGGCGGAATCATGGCAAGCAGACTGACACGGGATAACAAGCACGTCGGCTTCGCAACGAATCAGATCGAGCGTTGGCTAGCCACGTTCAAGAGCGTTTAG